Proteins encoded in a region of the Hirundo rustica isolate bHirRus1 chromosome 10, bHirRus1.pri.v3, whole genome shotgun sequence genome:
- the VWA5B2 gene encoding von Willebrand factor A domain-containing protein 5B2 has protein sequence MPGLYTLLSWEALPLKSSTVKACANGYSLSITAHLTYTNPHKEPVEGIFIYPLEESEVVAGFEAAVGSRRVTFQLQNRHRVQDCCLQCSPSPGRPRRCASGHLVLDEDVERSTFIIVTGTLCPSESLAVTLSTVQELPTLPDGALRLLLPPILAPHVPADPESEPASLCDDRLALCPTSCFGGPGARSQSPTVVPVESVDVFRGRPYNPFPYEFAFELLVKGPCLLAGLESPSHALRADADPRASSATTTCVTLAEPHRYDRDLEIILYPCEPHSPHLVIEDGTMTYPEYEAHVRSRRDFMRIARKDGSGERQVAFVQKRFHKDIFPNPVLMLNFCPVVEGVPGELQSVTREILFLIDRSDAISGPDLGKVKEALLVALKSLPSGTLLNLASFGADVRPLFPSSRLCSNETLRRACEHLGGLRAERGGTNLLAALGWALAQPLHHGYPRQLFLFAGAAAGNAGRILRLVRRQAGAVRCFSFGMGPRACRRLLKAVAKVSRGRAEFLSPAERLQPKLIKSLKKAIEPAISDITIDWYVPDSMEALLSPTELPALYPGDRLISYCVLYSIARFGDRRPPGQEGARQSSRGSAFLSQQEVASPGESHQPPQSNPGTGDASLELFAGSTEASERSIDPLSGGDIWKRIYQPSYIQEQYVLTHCSVSTDRSQGLLSRSSTSSESTGSRDVAPEGGSSAPGADVTSQQGQKSLSLCESSTKSAPLPSAPAVTQVTVALSTEELARQKKALARAALAGRSFSTPHGELDAHRLFQALEKVSQKRNQSLEGRLDELGPQPRQMQPSAMESNNLLSPTHLDWDMLVEPSYLFSASPAAPEPGRPSLGDASAPLRCQVVIHALRAGKPVSWEVTASLESLLQPREGPGRENPPRLAAKAWDKPLHRLAARSVVRDNESVAQREAKLEQGFARRFRLKAVQTSKACNVPSLYTRLVPVDGATQAALPAAPEVWGIAGSASRTRAAAAGNWHHRSSSAGQGQQQDVEEQDEVPGTAERDEIARSLGSISSPTFGWEKQNYSNGPPSSPSTTSMGSQKSTESIAGSRFSLSRRRGPSLVLRPQCLSPESERSSNHASHDYLPLVQLQQARGPFQLTESFSEVVQIPLDRLRRASPYASHRASLSPTSPGARSMPEAGPGAEEGEEPSSPPSRSTCSEVPSAAVWAQADSGHGSESDTGPHSAAPSEAGVSCQDVGPEDLESASWATAVALAWLEHRCAGFFEEWELVAAKADAWLQAQRLPEGVDVGCLKGAARHLFLLLRHWDENIKLNMLCYNPNNV, from the exons ATGCCAGGCCTCTACACCCTCTTGTCCTGGGAGGCTCTGCCCCTGAAGAGCTCCACGGTGAAGGCTTGTGCCAACGGATACTCCCTGAGCATCACTGCTCACCTCACGTACACCAACCCCCACAAGGAGCCCGTGGAAG GCATCTTCATCTACCCTCTGGAGGAGTCGGAGGTGGTGGCTGGCTTTGAGGCAGCGGTGGGCAGCCGGCGGGTGACGTTCCAGCTGCAGAACCGGCACCGGGTGCAGGACTGCTGCCTccagtgcagccccagccccggccggcCGCGCCGCTGCGCCAGCG GCCACCTTGTCTTGGATGAGGACGTGGAGCGCTCCACCTTCATCATTGTCACTGGCACGCTGTGCCCGTCGGAGAGCCTGGCTGTAACCCTGAGCACCGTGCAGGAGCTGCCCACGCTGCCGGACGGGGCCCTGCgcctcctgctgccccccatCCTCGCGCCCCACGTCCCCGCCGACCCCGAGAGCGAGCCGGCAAGCTTGTGTGACGACAGGTTGGCCCTATG CCCCACCAGCTGTTTTGGGGGGCCAGGTGCCCGGAGCCAGTCACCCACTGTGGTGCCTGTGGAGAGTGTGGATGTCTTTCGGGGACGACCCTACAACCCTTTTCCTTACGAGTTCGCCTTCGAGCTGCTGGTGAAGGGCCCCTGCTTGCTGGCAG ggctggagagccCATCACATGCCCTGAGAGCTGATGCCGACCCCCGGGCCAGTTCTGCCACCACCACCTGTGTCACCCTGGCCGAGCCCCACCGCTATGACAGGGACCTGGAGATCATCCTCTACCCTTGTG agccccacagcccccacctggTGATTGAGGATGGCACCATGACGTACCCCGAGTACGAGGCGCACGTCCGGAGCCGCCGGGATTTCATGCGGATCGCCAGGAAGGACGGCAGCGGCGAGAGACAG GTGGCTTTCGTGCAGAAGCGTTTCCACAAGGACATCTTCCCCAACCCCGTGCTGATGCTGAACTTCTGCCCGGTCGTGGAGGGCGTCCCCGGGGAGCTGCAGAGCGTCACCCGTGAGATCCTCTTCCTCATTGACCGCAGCGACGCCATCAGCGGCCCCGACCTTGGCAAGGTCAAG GAGGCTTTGCTGGTGGCCCTGAAGAGCCTCCCATCAGGAACGCTGCTCAACCTCGCCAGCTTCGGCGCTGACGTCAGGCCGCTCTTCCCATCCAGTCGCCTCTGCAGCAAC GAGACGCTGCGGCGTGCCTGCGAGCACCTCGGCGGGCTGCGGGCAGAGCGCGGCGGCACCAACCTGCTGGCGGCGCTGGGCTGGGCGCTGGCACAGCCCCTCCACCACGGCTACCCTCGCCAGCTGTTCCTGTTCGCCGGCGCGGCAGCGGGCAACGCCGGCAGGATCCTGCGGCTGGTGCGCAGGCAGGCCGGCGCCGTCAG GTGCTTCAGCTTTGGCATGGGCCCACGGGCGTGCCGGCGGCTGCTGAAGGCCGTGGCCAAGGTGAGCCGGGGCCGTGCCGAATTCCTGAGCCCGGCCGAGAGGCTGCAGCCCAAG CTGATCAAGTCCCTGAAGAAGGCGATCGAGCCAGCCATCAGCGACATCACCATCGACTGGTACGTCCCTGACAGCATGGAGGCTCTGCTCTCGCCCACCGAGCTGCCGGCCCTCTACCCCGGTGACCGCCTCATCAGCTACTGTGTCCTCTACAGCATCGCCCGCTTCGGCGACAGGCGCCCACCG GGCCAGGAAGGGGCTCGCCAGAGCTCCCGGGGTTCAGCctttctctcccagcaggaaGTGGCCAGTCCTGGGGAGAGCCACCAGCCACCCCAGAGCAACCCAGGGACTGGGGATGCCTCGCTGGAGCTTTTTGCTGGAAGTACAGAGGCGTCAGAGCGGA GTATTGATCCTCTTTCTGGGGGAGACATCTGGAAGCGGATTTACCAGCCCTCCTACATCCAGGAGCAGTATGTCCTGACACACTGTTCTGTCAGCACTGACCgcagccaggggctgctctcccGCAGCTCCACCAGCAGCGAGTCCACTGGCTCCCGGGATGTGGCCCCCGAGGGTGGCTCCTCGGCTCCTGGTGCTGATGTCACCTCCCAGCAGGGCCAGAAGAGCCTGTCCCTCTGCGAGTCCTCCACCAAAtctgccccgctgccctctgccccagctgttACCCAG GTGACGGTGGCCCTGAGCACGGAGGAGCTGGCGCGGCAGAAGAAGGCGCTGGCACGTGCCGCCCTGGCCGGGCGCAGCTTTTCCACGCCACACGGGGAGCTGGATGCCCATCGGCTCTTCCAGGCCCTGGAAAAGGTGTCACAGAAGAGGAACCAGTCCCTGGAGGGGCGGCTGGATGAGCTGGGACCCCAGCCACGGCAAATGCAGCCCAGTGCAATGGAGTCAA ATAACCTCCTCTCGCCCACCCACCTGGACTGGGACATGCTGGTGGAGCCCTCCTACCTCTTCAGTGCGTCTCCAGCGGCACCCGAGCCAGGGCGGCCCAGCCTGGGCGATGCCAGCGCGCCCCTGCGCTGCCAGGTGGTGATCCACGCGCTGCGAGCCGGCAAGCCGGTGTCCTGGGAAGTGACAGCCTCGCTGGAGtcgctgctgcagccccgggagGGGCCGGGCAGGGAGAACCCGCCGCGGCTGGCGGCCAAAGCCTGGGACAAGCCACTGCACCGCCTGGCAGCGCGCTCCGTGGTGCGGGACAATGAGAGCGTGGCGCAGCGGGAAGCCAAGCTGGAGCAGG GTTTTGCCCGCCGGTTCCGCCTGAAAGCCGTGCAAACCAGCAAAGCCTGCAACGTGCCTTCCCTCTACACCCGCCTGGTGCCTGTGGACGGTGCCACGCAGGCAGccctgcccgcagcccccgAGGTGTGGGGCATAG CTGGCTCAGCCAGCCGGACACGAGCTGCCGCGGCAGGGAACTGGCACCACCGGAGCTCCTCGGCGGgtcaggggcagcagcaggatgtagaggagcaggatgaggtccctggcactgcag agcgAGATGAGATTGCCAGGTCTCTGGGCAGCATCTCCTCCCCTACCTTtggctgggaaaagcagaactACTCAAACG GGCCTCCATCCAGCCCCTCCACCACCTCCATGGGCTCCCAGAAATCCACAGAGAGCATCGCAGGCTCCAG GTTTAGCCTGAGCAGGCGCAGGGGTCCCAGCCTGGTGCTGCGCCCGCAGTGCCTCAGCCCAGAAAGCGAGCGCTCCAGCAACCACGCCAGCCATGACTACCTCCCGCTG gtgcagctgcagcaagccCGGGGGCCGTTCCAGCTCACCGAGAGCTTCTCCGAAGTGGTGCAGATCCCCCTGGATCGCCTGCGCCGGGCCTCCCCCTATGCCTCCCACCGTGCCAGCCTCAGCCCCACGTCCCCAGGGGCCAGGAGCATGCCTGAGGCAGGACCCGGGGCTGAGGAGGGTGAGGAGCCCAGCTCGCCCCCGTCCCGGAGCACTTGCTCCGAGGTGCCCAGCGCAGCCGTGTGGGCGCAGGCGGACAGCGGGCACGGCTCCGAGTCCGACACCGGGCCCCACTCGGCCGCCCCCTCCGAGGCCGGTGTGAGCTGTCAGGATGTGGGGCCGGAGGATCTGGAGAGCGCCAGCTGGGCCACGGCGGTGGCCTTGGCGTGGCTGGAGCATCGCTGCGCTGGGTTCTTTGAGGAGTGGGAGCTGGTGGCAGCCAAGGCGGACGCGTGGCTGCAGGCACAGCGCCTGCCCGAGGGGGTGGACGTGGGCTGCCTCAAAGGGGCAGCCAGGcacttgttcctgctgctgcgTCACTGGGACGAGAACATCAAGCTGAACATGCTGTGCTACAACCCCAACAACGTCTGA
- the ALG3 gene encoding dol-P-Man:Man(5)GlcNAc(2)-PP-Dol alpha-1,3-mannosyltransferase isoform X2, giving the protein MGDTEIDWKAYMQEVEGFANGTLDYTQLKGDTGPLVYPAGFVYIFLGLYHATGRGSDIRLAQYLFAGLYLLNLLLVFRIYCRTNKVPPYVFFFMCCASYRIHSIFVLRLFNDPVAMAILFLAINLFLEERWSWGCLLFSLAVSVKMNILLFAPGLLFLLLQRFGLLGCIPKLCICALLQVVLGLPFLLVNPVGYLTRSFDLGRQFQFKWTVNWRFLPEEVFQNRVFHAALLLAHLAGLGLFALHRWHSSKESILTLLKDPAKRKPASPRLTVNRIVFILFSSNFLGVCCSRSLHYQFYVWYFHTLPYLLWCTPTTKLAHMPKVLLLGVIELCWNTYPSTVCSSLSLHICHGLILLQLWYGTDPTPVSHTPAPSRKPTATSKKAQ; this is encoded by the exons ATGGGAG ACACCGAGATCGACTGGAAGGCCTACATGCAGGAGGTGGAGGGTTTCGCCAACGGCACCCTCGACTACACCCAGCTGAAGGGTGACACCGGGCCACTGGT CTACCCCGCCGGCTTCGTTTACATCTTCCTGGGGCTGTACCATGCCACCGGCCGCGGCTCCGACATCCGCCTGGCACAGTACCTCTTCGCCGGCCTCTACCTCCTCAACCTGCTCCTCGTCTTCCGCATCTACTGCCGGACCAACAAG GTCCCGCCGTACGTTTTCTTCTTCATGTGCTGCGCCTCATACCGCATCCACTCCATCTTTGTCCTGCGGCTCTTTAATGACCCTGTGGCCATGGCCATCCTCTTCCTCGCCATCAACCTCTTCCTGGAGGAGCGCTGGTCCTGGGGCTGCCTCCTCTtcag cctggctgtgtcGGTGAAGATGAACATCCTGCTCTTCGCCCCTggactcctcttcctcctcctgcaacGGTTTGGTCTCCTGGGCTGTATCCCCAAGCTCTGCAtctgtgccctgctccag GTGGTTCTGGGCCTGCCCTTCCTGCTGGTGAACCCTGTGGGGTACCTGACCCGCTCCTTTGACCTGGGCCGCCAGTTCCAGTTCAAATGGACGGTGAACTGGCGCTTCCTTCCAGAAGAGGTTTTCCAGAATCGAGTCTTCcatgctgctctgctcctggctcaCCTGGCAGGCCTGGGGCTCTTTGCACTGCACCGGTGGCACAG TTCCAAAGAGAGCATCCTGACTCTGTTGAAGGATCCTGCCAAAAGGAAACCCGCATCCCCTCGCTTGACTGTCAACA GGATTGTCTTCATCCTCTTCTCCTCCAACTTCCTGGGCGTCTGCTGCAGCCGCTCCCTGCACTACCAGTTCTACGTCTGGTATTTCCACACCCTGCCCTACTTACTCTGGTGCACCCCGACCACCAAGCTCGCCCACATGCCCAA ggtgctgctgctgggcgtGATTGAGCTCTGCTGGAACACCTACCCCTCTACAGtctgcagctccctctccctgcacatctgccatggactcatcctgctccagctctggtaCGGCACAGACCCCACGCCAGTGTCACACACCCCTGCACCGAGCAGGAAACCCACAGCCACATCCAAGAAAGCCCAGTGA
- the ALG3 gene encoding dol-P-Man:Man(5)GlcNAc(2)-PP-Dol alpha-1,3-mannosyltransferase isoform X3 has translation MQEVEGFANGTLDYTQLKGDTGPLVYPAGFVYIFLGLYHATGRGSDIRLAQYLFAGLYLLNLLLVFRIYCRTNKVPPYVFFFMCCASYRIHSIFVLRLFNDPVAMAILFLAINLFLEERWSWGCLLFSLAVSVKMNILLFAPGLLFLLLQRFGLLGCIPKLCICALLQVVLGLPFLLVNPVGYLTRSFDLGRQFQFKWTVNWRFLPEEVFQNRVFHAALLLAHLAGLGLFALHRWHSSKESILTLLKDPAKRKPASPRLTVNRIVFILFSSNFLGVCCSRSLHYQFYVWYFHTLPYLLWCTPTTKLAHMPKVLLLGVIELCWNTYPSTVCSSLSLHICHGLILLQLWYGTDPTPVSHTPAPSRKPTATSKKAQ, from the exons ATGCAGGAGGTGGAGGGTTTCGCCAACGGCACCCTCGACTACACCCAGCTGAAGGGTGACACCGGGCCACTGGT CTACCCCGCCGGCTTCGTTTACATCTTCCTGGGGCTGTACCATGCCACCGGCCGCGGCTCCGACATCCGCCTGGCACAGTACCTCTTCGCCGGCCTCTACCTCCTCAACCTGCTCCTCGTCTTCCGCATCTACTGCCGGACCAACAAG GTCCCGCCGTACGTTTTCTTCTTCATGTGCTGCGCCTCATACCGCATCCACTCCATCTTTGTCCTGCGGCTCTTTAATGACCCTGTGGCCATGGCCATCCTCTTCCTCGCCATCAACCTCTTCCTGGAGGAGCGCTGGTCCTGGGGCTGCCTCCTCTtcag cctggctgtgtcGGTGAAGATGAACATCCTGCTCTTCGCCCCTggactcctcttcctcctcctgcaacGGTTTGGTCTCCTGGGCTGTATCCCCAAGCTCTGCAtctgtgccctgctccag GTGGTTCTGGGCCTGCCCTTCCTGCTGGTGAACCCTGTGGGGTACCTGACCCGCTCCTTTGACCTGGGCCGCCAGTTCCAGTTCAAATGGACGGTGAACTGGCGCTTCCTTCCAGAAGAGGTTTTCCAGAATCGAGTCTTCcatgctgctctgctcctggctcaCCTGGCAGGCCTGGGGCTCTTTGCACTGCACCGGTGGCACAG TTCCAAAGAGAGCATCCTGACTCTGTTGAAGGATCCTGCCAAAAGGAAACCCGCATCCCCTCGCTTGACTGTCAACA GGATTGTCTTCATCCTCTTCTCCTCCAACTTCCTGGGCGTCTGCTGCAGCCGCTCCCTGCACTACCAGTTCTACGTCTGGTATTTCCACACCCTGCCCTACTTACTCTGGTGCACCCCGACCACCAAGCTCGCCCACATGCCCAA ggtgctgctgctgggcgtGATTGAGCTCTGCTGGAACACCTACCCCTCTACAGtctgcagctccctctccctgcacatctgccatggactcatcctgctccagctctggtaCGGCACAGACCCCACGCCAGTGTCACACACCCCTGCACCGAGCAGGAAACCCACAGCCACATCCAAGAAAGCCCAGTGA
- the ALG3 gene encoding dol-P-Man:Man(5)GlcNAc(2)-PP-Dol alpha-1,3-mannosyltransferase isoform X1 — MAAGRGAAALRRAWRERRAALLEPRYTPLVAACLCLAEGGVNLWVIRRVPYTEIDWKAYMQEVEGFANGTLDYTQLKGDTGPLVYPAGFVYIFLGLYHATGRGSDIRLAQYLFAGLYLLNLLLVFRIYCRTNKVPPYVFFFMCCASYRIHSIFVLRLFNDPVAMAILFLAINLFLEERWSWGCLLFSLAVSVKMNILLFAPGLLFLLLQRFGLLGCIPKLCICALLQVVLGLPFLLVNPVGYLTRSFDLGRQFQFKWTVNWRFLPEEVFQNRVFHAALLLAHLAGLGLFALHRWHSSKESILTLLKDPAKRKPASPRLTVNRIVFILFSSNFLGVCCSRSLHYQFYVWYFHTLPYLLWCTPTTKLAHMPKVLLLGVIELCWNTYPSTVCSSLSLHICHGLILLQLWYGTDPTPVSHTPAPSRKPTATSKKAQ; from the exons atggcggcggggcggggggcggcggcgctgcgGCGGGCAtggcgggagcggcgggcggcgcTGCTGGAGCCCCGCTACACCCCGCTGGTGGCcgcctgcctctgcctggccGAGGGCGGCGTCAACCTCTGGGTCATCCGCAGGGTCCCCT ACACCGAGATCGACTGGAAGGCCTACATGCAGGAGGTGGAGGGTTTCGCCAACGGCACCCTCGACTACACCCAGCTGAAGGGTGACACCGGGCCACTGGT CTACCCCGCCGGCTTCGTTTACATCTTCCTGGGGCTGTACCATGCCACCGGCCGCGGCTCCGACATCCGCCTGGCACAGTACCTCTTCGCCGGCCTCTACCTCCTCAACCTGCTCCTCGTCTTCCGCATCTACTGCCGGACCAACAAG GTCCCGCCGTACGTTTTCTTCTTCATGTGCTGCGCCTCATACCGCATCCACTCCATCTTTGTCCTGCGGCTCTTTAATGACCCTGTGGCCATGGCCATCCTCTTCCTCGCCATCAACCTCTTCCTGGAGGAGCGCTGGTCCTGGGGCTGCCTCCTCTtcag cctggctgtgtcGGTGAAGATGAACATCCTGCTCTTCGCCCCTggactcctcttcctcctcctgcaacGGTTTGGTCTCCTGGGCTGTATCCCCAAGCTCTGCAtctgtgccctgctccag GTGGTTCTGGGCCTGCCCTTCCTGCTGGTGAACCCTGTGGGGTACCTGACCCGCTCCTTTGACCTGGGCCGCCAGTTCCAGTTCAAATGGACGGTGAACTGGCGCTTCCTTCCAGAAGAGGTTTTCCAGAATCGAGTCTTCcatgctgctctgctcctggctcaCCTGGCAGGCCTGGGGCTCTTTGCACTGCACCGGTGGCACAG TTCCAAAGAGAGCATCCTGACTCTGTTGAAGGATCCTGCCAAAAGGAAACCCGCATCCCCTCGCTTGACTGTCAACA GGATTGTCTTCATCCTCTTCTCCTCCAACTTCCTGGGCGTCTGCTGCAGCCGCTCCCTGCACTACCAGTTCTACGTCTGGTATTTCCACACCCTGCCCTACTTACTCTGGTGCACCCCGACCACCAAGCTCGCCCACATGCCCAA ggtgctgctgctgggcgtGATTGAGCTCTGCTGGAACACCTACCCCTCTACAGtctgcagctccctctccctgcacatctgccatggactcatcctgctccagctctggtaCGGCACAGACCCCACGCCAGTGTCACACACCCCTGCACCGAGCAGGAAACCCACAGCCACATCCAAGAAAGCCCAGTGA
- the LOC120757410 gene encoding mitochondrial ubiquitin ligase activator of nfkb 1-A-like isoform X2, which yields MDKTITPGELLCLGSSLAFSGLFYYLYRRKARVVARIQEAPKLQVDDNLPALVSAAEGRCLPYVALEGIVLPAQAVLTSHYHEGLQGVIQKLLLKEHRLIWNSLARSWSESERVLSEQIYTVPFLLASPSPEAVTQVSVDSPLQAVCLPLEMVYERFQQPTHSFRDLLGQYLIGEKPKGILETEEMLRVGAGLTGIGELSLQPDGSLHLQPPAQGGEFFLCLGDWQTVLSDLESASGLWKGAAWLCAAAGLAALLHILCRAYRRSRPKQQQENKELDGEQARDRPPEDSCVVCLCRPRECVLLGCGHICCCFHCFQALPTRFCPICRGPIDRVVPLYQA from the exons ATGGACAAAACCATCactcctggggagctgctgtgtctgggCTCCAGCCTCGCCTTCTCTGGCCTCTTCTACTACCTGTACAGGAGGAAAGCCAGAGTCGTGGCACGCATACAG GAGGCCCCAAAGCTCCAGGTCGATGACAATTTGCCCGCCCTGGTGTCTGCAGCTGAGGGGAGGTGCCTGCCTTATGTTGCCCTGGAAG GCATagtgctgccagcccaggctgtaCTGACCAGCCACTACcatgaggggctgcagggcgTGATccagaaactgctgctgaaggagCATCGGCTGATCTGGAACAGCTTGGCCCGAAGCTG GAGCGAGAGCGAGCGGGTGCTCTCAGAGCAGATCTACACCGTCCCCTTCCTGCTGGCCTCGCCAAGCCCTGAGGCAGTGACACAGGTGAGTGTGGACAGCCCGCTCCAAGCCGTCTGCCTGCCCCTGGAGATGGTGTACGAGCGCTTCCAGCAGCCGACCCACAGCTTCCGCGACCTGCTGGGCCAGTACCTGATCGGGGAGAAGCCCAAGGGCATCCTGGAGACAGAGGAGATGCTGCGGGTGGGGGCTGGGCTGACAGGCATCGGGGAGCTGTCCCTGCAACCCGACGGCTCCCTGCACCTCCAGCCGCCGGCGCAGGGAGGAGAGtttttcctgtgcctgggggacTGGCAGACGGTGCTGTCGGATCTGGAGTCGGCCAGTGGGCTCTGGAAGGGGGCAGCATGGCTGTGTGCGGCAGCGGGGCTGGCCGCCCTCCTGCACATCCTGTGCCGTGCCTaccgccgctcccgccccaaGCAGCAACAGGAGAACAAGGAGCTGGATGGGGAGCAGGCCAGGGACCGGCCGCCCGAGGACTCCTGCGTGGTCTGCCTGTGTCGGCCCCGTGAGTGCGTCCTCCTGGGCTGCGgccacatctgctgctgcttccactgCTTCCAAGCCTTGCCCACCCGCTTCTGCCCCATCTGCCGGGGTCCCATTGACCGCGTGGTGCCCCTCTACCAGGCCTGA
- the LOC120757410 gene encoding mitochondrial ubiquitin ligase activator of nfkb 1-A-like isoform X1, which translates to MLTLQALSPKPGTMDKTITPGELLCLGSSLAFSGLFYYLYRRKARVVARIQEAPKLQVDDNLPALVSAAEGRCLPYVALEGIVLPAQAVLTSHYHEGLQGVIQKLLLKEHRLIWNSLARSWSESERVLSEQIYTVPFLLASPSPEAVTQVSVDSPLQAVCLPLEMVYERFQQPTHSFRDLLGQYLIGEKPKGILETEEMLRVGAGLTGIGELSLQPDGSLHLQPPAQGGEFFLCLGDWQTVLSDLESASGLWKGAAWLCAAAGLAALLHILCRAYRRSRPKQQQENKELDGEQARDRPPEDSCVVCLCRPRECVLLGCGHICCCFHCFQALPTRFCPICRGPIDRVVPLYQA; encoded by the exons ATGCTCACCTTGCAGGCGTTGTCGCCCAAGCCTGGCACCATGGACAAAACCATCactcctggggagctgctgtgtctgggCTCCAGCCTCGCCTTCTCTGGCCTCTTCTACTACCTGTACAGGAGGAAAGCCAGAGTCGTGGCACGCATACAG GAGGCCCCAAAGCTCCAGGTCGATGACAATTTGCCCGCCCTGGTGTCTGCAGCTGAGGGGAGGTGCCTGCCTTATGTTGCCCTGGAAG GCATagtgctgccagcccaggctgtaCTGACCAGCCACTACcatgaggggctgcagggcgTGATccagaaactgctgctgaaggagCATCGGCTGATCTGGAACAGCTTGGCCCGAAGCTG GAGCGAGAGCGAGCGGGTGCTCTCAGAGCAGATCTACACCGTCCCCTTCCTGCTGGCCTCGCCAAGCCCTGAGGCAGTGACACAGGTGAGTGTGGACAGCCCGCTCCAAGCCGTCTGCCTGCCCCTGGAGATGGTGTACGAGCGCTTCCAGCAGCCGACCCACAGCTTCCGCGACCTGCTGGGCCAGTACCTGATCGGGGAGAAGCCCAAGGGCATCCTGGAGACAGAGGAGATGCTGCGGGTGGGGGCTGGGCTGACAGGCATCGGGGAGCTGTCCCTGCAACCCGACGGCTCCCTGCACCTCCAGCCGCCGGCGCAGGGAGGAGAGtttttcctgtgcctgggggacTGGCAGACGGTGCTGTCGGATCTGGAGTCGGCCAGTGGGCTCTGGAAGGGGGCAGCATGGCTGTGTGCGGCAGCGGGGCTGGCCGCCCTCCTGCACATCCTGTGCCGTGCCTaccgccgctcccgccccaaGCAGCAACAGGAGAACAAGGAGCTGGATGGGGAGCAGGCCAGGGACCGGCCGCCCGAGGACTCCTGCGTGGTCTGCCTGTGTCGGCCCCGTGAGTGCGTCCTCCTGGGCTGCGgccacatctgctgctgcttccactgCTTCCAAGCCTTGCCCACCCGCTTCTGCCCCATCTGCCGGGGTCCCATTGACCGCGTGGTGCCCCTCTACCAGGCCTGA
- the CAMK2N2 gene encoding calcium/calmodulin-dependent protein kinase II inhibitor 2, producing the protein MSQVLPYGEDKVGRYGAEPEAGELPFSCRLQDTNAFFGGNQGKRPPKLGQIGRAKRVVIEDDRIDEVLKGMTEKSPPGV; encoded by the exons ATGTCGCAGGTGCTGCCCTACGGCGAGGACAAGGTGGGCCGCTACGGCGCCGAGCCCGAGGCGGGGGAGCTGCCCTTCAGCTGCCGCCTGCAGGACACCAACGCCTTCTTCGGGGGCAACCAGGGCAAGCGGCCCCCCAAGCTGGGACAGATCGGCCGCGCCAAGAGAG TGGTGATCGAGGATGACCGGATAGACGAGGTGCTCAAGGGCATGACGGAGAAGTCGCCGCCGGGGGTGTAA
- the EEF1AKMT4 gene encoding EEF1A lysine methyltransferase 4 produces MERRRAPAPPRYGRRRFWDALYRREGAQTREWLGGLSRFLPQLEPELRPGDRILVLGCGNSALSHDLYELGYTDVTSIDFSPACIAAMRARYARCPGLRWAVMDIRALAFPDASFDVVLEKGTLDVLMVEETDPWHVSPQAAAAMRRVLAEVSRVLRPGGCFISITFAQPHFRKPHYAQEAFGWSLRHAACGDGDAGAFHYFLYVMRKGQPLDPRDVALGRRLHQPPPPPAPPPPPAPLEDDEDYLLAIQL; encoded by the exons ATGGAGCGGCGGCGCGCGCCCGCCCCCCCCCGCTACGGGCGGCGCCGCTTCTGGGACGCGCTCTACCGGCGGGAGGGCGCCCAGACCCGCGAGTGGCTGGGGGGGCTCTCGCGGTTTCTCCCGCAGCTGGAGCCCGAGCTGCGCCCCGGTGACCGCATCCTCGTGCTCG GCTGTGGCAACAGCGCCCTGAGCCACGACCTGTACGAGCTGGGCTACACCGACGTCACCAGCATTGACTTCTCCCCCGCCTGCATCGCGGCCATGCGCGCCCGCTACGCCCGCTGCCCCGGCCTGCGCTGGGCCGTCATGGACATCCGCGCCCTGGCCTTCCCCGACGCCTCCTTCGACGTGGTGCTGGAGAAGGGCACCCTTGATGTGCTCATGGTGGAGGAGACCGACCCCTGGCACGTCTCGCCCCAGGCAGCCGCTGCGATGCGCCGGGTGCTGGCAGAG GTGAGCCGGGTGCTGCGCCCAGGCGGCTGCTTCATCTCCATCACCTTCGCCCAGCCCCACTTCCGCAAGCCCCACTACGCCCAGGAGGCCTTTGGCTGGTCCCTGCGCCACGCTGCCTGTGGGGACGGGGACGCTGGGGCCTTCCACTACTTCCTCTACGTCATGCGCAAGGGGCAGCCCCTGGACCCCCGTGACGTGGCCCTGGGGCGCCGGCTGCACCAGCCCCcaccgccccccgccccgccacCGCCTCCCGCCCCCCTGGAGGACGACGAGGACTATCTCCTTGCCATCCAGCTGTGA